The nucleotide window TGCCATCTGGTTCGATGATCTAGTCGATATCAAGCAAATGCCAGGTGGTGACCaggatatatatatcaagATATCTGCTTCAGAACTAGGTATGAACTTATGGATGTTCCAATTTGATCTTTATGACTTTTTCTGTTATGTGTAAGTTTTGTCTTGATTTTAACTATGTCTGCATACTGTCTCCAACAAAATCATACATGAAGGAGGGAAAGATGAGAAGTGGAAGATAGCTGTGATTATTGCATCTGCCTCTGCCCTTATTCTTGGGATGCTCTTAGTTGGCTATTGTTGCATTCTCAAAGCCAGAGGCAGGAAATATGTCAAAGGTAAGATTACCTACTCTAACAGCCTTTGCAGTGATAGAATTAGAGCCATATTTATCTTAAAAAACTTGCAGGAAGATTTTCCTACTAATTGTAATAGAATCACTAGTTCATTATCTTGAACAAGAGTAGCTATAATGACTGatagtttttactttttattggTTATATAAGGTCAAGACATTGAAGAACAGAAAGACGAAGATCTGGAGCTGCCATTGTTCGACTTGACAACAATAGAGGGTGCCACTAATTTCTTTTCAGTCAACAATAAGCTTGGTGAAGGCGGTTTTGGACCTGTATACAAGGTAGTTTTTAATCTGCTAGTATAAGAACCATAGTTTGAGGAAGCACTTGCTTCATCTGGGACATCACCATCTTTCTGCAAATATGAATAATCTTCAGGGTAGACTCGTAGATGGTCAAGAAATTGCAGTCAAGAGACTTTCAAGAAGTTCTGGACAAGGAATAAAGGAGTTCAAAAATGAAGTAATACTGATTGCCAAACTTCAACACCGAAATCTTGTAAAGCTTCTTGGTTGCTGCATTCAAGGAGAGGAGAAATTGCTGATCTATGAATACATGCCCAACAAAAGCTTGGACTACTTCCTTTTTGGTTTGTTCCCTTAAAATTCTGAATCTAGttggactttgtttttggtttgatcCCTTGAAATTCTGATAGTGTAGTGGGACTAGCCTACTGTACAATACTCCTCTGACAGTTCAAGTTTAAAACTTTCCAGATGAAACACGACGTAAATTGTTAGATTGGCCTCAGCGCTTCCAAATAATCTGTGGGATTGCTAGGGGGCTTCTCTATCTTCATCAGGATTCCAGACTGAGGATTATACACAGAGATCTCAAAGCAAGTAATGTTTTACTTGATAGAGACTTGAACCCGAAGATCTCAGATTTTGGTCTTGCTAGAACTTTTGGTGGAGATCAAACtgaaggaaatacaaacaGAGTGGTTGGAACATAGTAAGTATTTCTGGCATTTTCTTTGCATTCTATACAATTCtccttttgtttgtaatttaaCATTGCTTAATTTGTTTCAATGATCTTTTCTATATCTAGTGGTTACATGGCACCTGAATATGCTACTGAAGGGCAATTCTCAGTGAAATCTGATGTCTTTAGCTTTGGTATTTTACTGCTGGAGATAATAAGTGGAAAGAAAAGTAAAGGGTTCTATCATTTGAACCACCGCCTGAATCTTATTGGAAATGTAAGTTAAACCAGTAAGTTCAAGCCcaagatttcttttttcttatgtaTGTTAAAAGAACGAATGACAAATATGTTCAACATGTTTTAGGCATGGAGATTGTGGAAAGAAGGAAGGCCATTAGAGCTGATTGACGAAGGGTTTGGGAACTCGTGCACTCTATCAGACGTACTGCGATGCATCCATGTCAGTCTGTTATGTGTGCAACTACAGCCTGAGGACAGGCCAACCATGTCATCTGTAGTTCAGATGTTATGTAGTGAAAGTGCCTTGCCTGAGCCCAAAGAACCAGGATTTGTTCCAGAAAAGGATTTACTCAACGGAGAGTTTCCCCTAATTAACAACGAACCATCTTCTAATGGTTTAACCATTACACAACTCGAGCCTCGTTAAGGATCATTAGATCATATAAATTTATGCAGTGTTGTTTGTCAGACATTGTGTGTATGTTTAAGTCTTCCAATGCCCAAGTTACAATAGTCCTTCTTGTAAAATTTTAACTGTTACAATGTACTCAATATTGAAATAATCAGTGCCTTTTTCCCTCTACTTGTCCATAATCAAACCAAAACTGGATTTTTGCCCAATTCACCCTGCCCCAACCAGCTACAAGCAGTTCTGTGCTGCAAATGTAATGTGGACATACAAAGTTGTTTCCATGGTTTATGGTGATAAATCTAAAAAGTTAGTGCCTATAACTGTCTCCAATTGCAAATGTAAGACACCTCCTGTAGCTTATCACTCAGCTCAAGAATCCAGAGGACATGCCAAAACTCTTGGCACTTCGTCCTCAATTTCAGGCAGGTAGCCCAGCTTGCAGCATATTACAGCACGTCATTTGTCAGCAATGAGACCCCtgcaaatatttgttttaagTACTAGGCCAGAAGGAGAGGGGAGGTTTATTTGAAACTTGACTCCCTTGCACATATTATACAATACTTTACTTGCCACTTGACtataacaaaggaaaaaaattaaaattgtccaCACAACTTGCAGATTGTGTAATTATGCTCTTGACATTTCAGTTGCTGGGATGCCAATCTTAACGTTTCAACATCGCTGCTTTCTTTGACATTCGTTCTAGTtgcctttgaattttttggatgACTTTCTTTGGCATCCAGTTCAAACAATATTTGCTTTTactcttccaatttttttataatttttgggtccAATAGCCCCTGGAATTACAGATGCAGCAACCACATTAATCAAATCACATGTTGACAAACTGCCCCATCAACTTCTAGCTCCTTTTTTCAGGCAAAGAAATCTGGTTTCACCATTAAGtgggtcaaaaagtcaactaaCTTGTGGTTGAGGTCTATGCCGTTGAGCTCCTTCATAATGTCTCCATCTAGCTATCATCTTCATCTGCAACTTGCTCACATTAAAGACTTTACAGTTGTGAATTGTAATTAGTAGGCATACTAgtccaaaactaaaaaaaaatggacaaaattctttcattcatTTCCATTGGAATTTATGTGTTCCTCATTTTCTGCAGAACCTCAACTGCAGCTGATACCTTGATTTTCAAACATGGCAGCTTTCAATTGGGTTTCTTAAATACTGGGGTTTACCGGCGTCTATTAGCATCAACTTCAGGAGATTACTGTGACAACGATGGCCTTTGTGGAGCCAATGGAATGTGTGACATTAGTAATTCACAAGTCTGCAGTTGTTTAAAAGGGTTCAAGCCCAAAAGACCAGAAAAATGGAACTTGGGAGAATATACAGAAGGTTGTGTGCGGCCTGAACTTTTGAAATGCCAAATTAAAGTTGGGTTTATGAAATATGCTGCAGTGAAATTGCCAGATATCACAAATTGTTGGGTCAATCAAAGTATGAACCTCATGGAATGCAGAGCAAGTTGCTTGAGCAACTGTTCTTGTATGGCTTACTCAAGCTCCGGTATCAAAGGAGAAGGCAGTGGCTGCACCATCTGGTTTGGTGATCTTATCAACATTAGAAAGCTTTTGGCTGGTGGGCAGGATCTGTATATTCGAACGCCTGCTTCGGAACTGAGTATGTGCAACAGGTTTTTCTTTCGTCCTCAATGAATAATTAGGTTCTccattatgtatttatttaatcaCATTGCCTGCTGAATCCATTATATTATTTCCCCTGCTTTATGCTCTtcacatatttttcattttagctGTGATTTAACAATAACTGTTTTTCCCTGTTGAAACTACAAAGACGCGAATTGCCGAAAGACAAAGATTGCAGTGATAGTTGTATCCATTGCTTCCATTGTTTCTGG belongs to Prunus persica cultivar Lovell chromosome G4, Prunus_persica_NCBIv2, whole genome shotgun sequence and includes:
- the LOC18780065 gene encoding G-type lectin S-receptor-like serine/threonine-protein kinase At4g27290 — translated: MELLCFLVFSICLLFSPSRISSAADTITSSQSLSDGKSLVSSPGGIFELGFFSPGISKSRYLGIWYKNIPTPTVVWVANRQTPINGSTGSLMINSTGNLVLVNNNNQTVWSTNSSKQSQSQRPVLQLLDNGNLVLRDEKDANSEKYLWQSFDYPSDTLLPGMKLGWDLRTGLNRRLTAWKSPDDPSPGDFIWEMELHEYPEPVMWKGSKEYLRSGPWNGVLFSGKPAKALPALNFSFISNEDEVYLTIDMVNKSVLGRMIMNQTTSTPYRQEWIWSEADRNWTIYATFPRDPCDSYGHCGGNGNCDLSSSPICQCLDRFSPRSPENWNLNEFSQGCERRKPLSCKNDGFATYPGLKLPDTTHSWVDKSMNLKECKAKCLSNCSCSAYTNLDVRGGGSGCAIWFDDLVDIKQMPGGDQDIYIKISASELGGKDEKWKIAVIIASASALILGMLLVGYCCILKARGRKYVKGQDIEEQKDEDLELPLFDLTTIEGATNFFSVNNKLGEGGFGPVYKGRLVDGQEIAVKRLSRSSGQGIKEFKNEVILIAKLQHRNLVKLLGCCIQGEEKLLIYEYMPNKSLDYFLFDETRRKLLDWPQRFQIICGIARGLLYLHQDSRLRIIHRDLKASNVLLDRDLNPKISDFGLARTFGGDQTEGNTNRVVGTYGYMAPEYATEGQFSVKSDVFSFGILLLEIISGKKSKGFYHLNHRLNLIGNAWRLWKEGRPLELIDEGFGNSCTLSDVLRCIHVSLLCVQLQPEDRPTMSSVVQMLCSESALPEPKEPGFVPEKDLLNGEFPLINNEPSSNGLTITQLEPR